From Halorientalis litorea:
AGACGACGAACTGGATGGTATCGAATCGGGGGACGACGAAAGCGTCCGAGAGCGAATCGAGGAAGAAGCCGACAGAGCGGTCGAGCGGTTCGACGAGAGCGTCGTCGACCTCCTCTCGTGGATTCTGGACACCGAGACGCGGGCCCGCATCTACGTCAGTCTCCGGCAGAGCCCACACAGCACGAGCGACGAGATCGCCGACGAAACCGGGCTGTACCCGAGTACCGTCCGCGAGGCACTCGCGGAACTCCACGAGGAACGGAAGGTGGAGCGGCGGAAACGCGAGAGCGGCGGTGCGGGCAACAACCCCTACGAGTACACGGCCATCCCGCCGAGCGACCTCGTTTCGGGCATCGTCGGTGACGTGCAGTCGGAACTGAACACGCTGTTCAACCTCGACAGCCACCTCGACACCGACGAGGAGGTGCCAGATGGCGACCGGACGACGGAGACGGACGACCCGGTTTCCATCACGGTGACCGAGGCAGACGACGGGGAGTAACCGCCGAACCTGTCAGGGGGTGTGGACGCGGGATTCCGAAGCCACTAAACCCGGTGCGGTCTATCCGGAGAGATATGAAGGTCGCGCTGGGCGGAACGTTCGACCCCGTACACGACGGGCACCGCGCACTGTTCGAGCGGGCGTTCGAGTT
This genomic window contains:
- a CDS encoding winged helix-turn-helix domain-containing protein — its product is MSANDGSSEDDELDGIESGDDESVRERIEEEADRAVERFDESVVDLLSWILDTETRARIYVSLRQSPHSTSDEIADETGLYPSTVREALAELHEERKVERRKRESGGAGNNPYEYTAIPPSDLVSGIVGDVQSELNTLFNLDSHLDTDEEVPDGDRTTETDDPVSITVTEADDGE